Proteins encoded within one genomic window of Couchioplanes caeruleus:
- a CDS encoding lysophospholipid acyltransferase family protein, with protein MTWQPVSSCGPRCRPGGDDAVSGVATVVRLGAAAAVLIGGLILVPLLRGGAVRSVARGLLAALGVRLVWRGPVPRAGSLLVANHVSWLDVLALLAVAPVTLVAKREVGTWPAVGVLARAAGAIFVDRARPRRLPATVAEVTAALRAGRSVAVFPEGTTFCGAEGGRFRPAVFQAAVDARAAVVPISIRYGSPSASFIGDDTLWASVRRVAALRGLTVTLVGAPALRPEPGADRRSLARAAQASAGIRATTFDLAA; from the coding sequence ATGACCTGGCAGCCGGTGTCGTCGTGCGGGCCGCGGTGCCGGCCGGGCGGGGACGACGCCGTGAGCGGGGTCGCCACGGTGGTGCGGTTGGGTGCCGCTGCCGCCGTACTCATCGGGGGATTGATCCTGGTGCCGCTGCTGCGCGGCGGCGCGGTCCGGAGCGTGGCCCGCGGCCTGCTCGCGGCTCTGGGGGTGCGGCTGGTGTGGCGCGGCCCCGTGCCCCGGGCGGGCAGTCTGCTCGTCGCCAATCACGTCTCCTGGCTGGACGTGCTGGCGTTGCTGGCCGTGGCGCCGGTCACGCTGGTCGCCAAGCGCGAGGTCGGCACCTGGCCAGCGGTGGGCGTGCTCGCCCGGGCGGCCGGCGCGATCTTCGTCGACCGGGCCCGGCCGAGGCGCCTGCCGGCGACCGTCGCGGAGGTCACCGCGGCGCTGCGGGCCGGTCGCTCGGTCGCGGTCTTCCCCGAGGGCACGACGTTCTGCGGCGCCGAGGGCGGCCGCTTCCGGCCCGCGGTGTTCCAGGCCGCGGTCGACGCGCGCGCCGCCGTGGTCCCGATCTCCATCCGGTACGGGTCCCCGTCGGCGTCCTTCATCGGCGACGACACGCTGTGGGCATCGGTACGCCGCGTCGCGGCCCTGCGGGGACTGACCGTGACCCTCGTCGGCGCCCCGGCGTTGCGTCCCGAGCCGGGTGCCGACCGGCGTTCCCTGGCCCGGGCGGCGCAGGCCTCCGCCGGAATCCGGGCCACGACCTTCGACCTTGCCGCATAG
- a CDS encoding trypsin-like peptidase domain-containing protein: MNEHETNPQRHESTSPEEPSHRPADASPAGSSPERGESDTTVQQPALNPLASLQPQPQPHSAPPAPPAPPHPGVTHPGVAQQWTGSPWQAGAPYGQPHPGQQYPPQPGQPAFGHPHPGQPHPGQPHPGQPHPGQPHPGQPQSGQPQPGAEGTWQPGSGAPIWATAVGTEPPRDPARAGRSRRILAAGAAAVVIALGAGGVGAAAALALDDGNGTATVQSSNASVTRVVDRSSLAQIVAAVKDSVVSIKTQNGEGSGVVLNGEGFIVTNNHVVATAQGGAVTVIFADGTQADGKVTGTDPRTDLAVVKVEGVDGLKPATLGSSADMQVGDTVLALGSPLGLEGSVTEGIISAKDRTIRAGGNEDQAPQNPFGGQQQQSGATSMSGLLQTDAPINPGNSGGALVNTNGHVIGINSAIATSGAGSGSIGLGFAIPSDKVKTVAAALMKGEKVSHPALGVSVNPAEGGGALVGLVSPNSAAAKAGIERGDVIKSVNGKAINDSDDLVAIIQAGKVGDTVSITFTRNGQEQKVNATLAEAS, translated from the coding sequence ATGAACGAGCACGAGACCAACCCGCAGCGGCACGAGAGCACCTCGCCCGAGGAGCCGTCGCACCGGCCCGCGGACGCCTCCCCCGCAGGCAGCAGCCCGGAGCGGGGAGAGTCCGACACGACGGTTCAGCAGCCCGCGCTGAACCCGCTGGCGTCCTTGCAGCCCCAGCCCCAGCCCCACTCCGCCCCGCCTGCGCCGCCGGCACCGCCGCACCCCGGAGTGACCCACCCGGGCGTGGCGCAGCAGTGGACCGGCTCGCCGTGGCAGGCCGGGGCGCCGTACGGCCAGCCACATCCTGGCCAGCAGTACCCGCCGCAGCCCGGGCAGCCGGCGTTCGGCCACCCGCATCCCGGCCAGCCGCATCCCGGCCAGCCGCATCCCGGCCAGCCGCATCCCGGCCAGCCGCATCCCGGCCAGCCTCAGTCCGGCCAGCCTCAGCCCGGGGCCGAGGGGACGTGGCAGCCCGGCTCGGGCGCGCCGATCTGGGCGACCGCGGTCGGCACCGAGCCGCCGCGTGACCCGGCGCGCGCCGGTCGCAGCCGCCGGATCCTCGCCGCCGGTGCCGCCGCCGTGGTGATCGCCCTCGGCGCGGGCGGTGTCGGTGCCGCCGCGGCGCTCGCCCTGGACGACGGCAACGGCACGGCCACCGTGCAGAGCAGCAACGCCTCGGTCACCCGGGTCGTCGACCGGTCCTCGCTCGCGCAGATCGTCGCCGCGGTGAAGGACAGCGTCGTCTCGATCAAGACGCAGAACGGTGAGGGTTCCGGCGTCGTCCTCAACGGCGAGGGCTTCATCGTCACCAACAACCACGTGGTCGCCACGGCGCAGGGCGGCGCGGTCACGGTCATCTTCGCGGACGGCACGCAGGCGGACGGCAAGGTCACCGGCACCGACCCGCGTACGGACCTCGCCGTGGTCAAGGTCGAGGGCGTCGACGGCCTCAAGCCCGCCACGCTCGGCTCCAGCGCCGACATGCAGGTGGGCGACACCGTGCTCGCGCTGGGCAGCCCGCTGGGCCTGGAGGGGTCGGTCACCGAGGGCATCATCAGCGCCAAGGACCGCACCATCCGGGCCGGCGGCAACGAGGACCAGGCGCCCCAGAACCCGTTCGGCGGGCAACAGCAGCAGTCGGGCGCGACGTCGATGTCCGGCCTGCTGCAGACCGACGCCCCGATCAACCCGGGCAACTCGGGCGGCGCGCTGGTGAACACCAACGGGCACGTCATCGGCATCAACTCGGCCATCGCGACCTCGGGCGCCGGATCCGGCAGCATCGGCCTGGGCTTCGCCATCCCGAGCGACAAGGTGAAGACCGTCGCCGCGGCCCTGATGAAGGGCGAGAAGGTGAGCCACCCGGCGCTGGGTGTCAGCGTCAACCCGGCCGAGGGCGGCGGCGCCCTGGTCGGCCTGGTGAGCCCGAACAGCGCGGCGGCCAAGGCCGGGATCGAGCGGGGCGACGTCATCAAGTCGGTGAACGGCAAGGCGATCAACGACTCCGACGACCTGGTGGCCATCATCCAGGCCGGCAAGGTCGGCGACACCGTCTCCATCACCTTCACCCGCAACGGACAGGAGCAGAAGGTCAACGCCACGCTGGCCGAGGCCTCCTGA
- a CDS encoding acyl-CoA dehydrogenase — protein MSRSHAGPVDPARLREVLDGRWAHIRKSARERIDDKFLPVYGESGEQARDRVSRLLRELPTDLGVTAAFPVEYGGAADPGATMVGGEMLAHLDLSLMVKAGVQWGLFGGAVVALGTRRHHDAYLRDIISANLMGCFAMTETGHGSDVQQLRTTCTYDPDTQTFDLHTPHPAARKDYIGNAARDGRMAVVFAQLVTHGRSHGVHAWLVPIRDDDGAAMPGVTIGDAGPKAGLLGVDNGRLTFDHVTVPREMLLDRYGQVAPDGAYTSPIPGDTRRFFTMLGTLVRGRVAVGGAASSAAKSALTIAVRYGDARRQFAEPGAEREIVLNDYLAHQRKLLPALATTYALHFAQEELVSALHDAQTATGPVDEHRQRELESRAAGLKAAHTWHATRTIQACREACGGAGYLAENRLPALKADTDVFTTFEGDNTVLLQLVAKGLLTGYRDAFGSLDGWGRATFVAEQVREVVLERTAARSLIQRLVSAVPGRDEEVALGDRGWHLRMFEDRERHLLESAIRRLRAGSATKKDRPFDIFNDVQDHVLKTATAHIDRVALEALVAGIERTTDPAARRLLSRVCDLYALSTIESDKGWFLEHGRLTPARSKAITAMVNDLLKELRPAMVTLVDAFGIPDEWLNCAILREEPGRQEAMAAHDAELRATARASQDVLTGPEVLPAQ, from the coding sequence ATGTCCCGTTCTCACGCCGGCCCCGTCGACCCCGCTCGCCTGCGGGAGGTGCTCGACGGCCGTTGGGCGCACATCCGGAAATCCGCACGCGAGCGCATCGACGACAAGTTCCTCCCGGTCTACGGCGAGAGCGGCGAACAGGCCCGCGACCGGGTCAGCCGGCTGCTCAGGGAGCTTCCGACCGATCTCGGCGTCACGGCGGCCTTTCCCGTCGAGTACGGCGGCGCCGCCGATCCCGGCGCGACGATGGTCGGCGGGGAGATGCTCGCCCACCTCGACCTGTCGCTGATGGTCAAGGCGGGCGTGCAGTGGGGCCTGTTCGGCGGCGCGGTAGTAGCCCTGGGCACCCGCCGCCACCACGACGCCTACCTGCGCGACATCATCTCGGCGAACCTGATGGGCTGCTTCGCCATGACGGAGACCGGCCACGGCTCCGACGTCCAGCAGTTGCGCACCACGTGCACGTACGACCCCGACACACAGACGTTCGACCTGCACACCCCGCACCCGGCGGCCCGCAAGGACTACATCGGCAACGCGGCCCGCGACGGCCGGATGGCGGTGGTCTTCGCCCAGCTCGTCACCCACGGCCGCAGCCACGGCGTACACGCCTGGCTGGTGCCGATCCGCGACGACGACGGCGCCGCGATGCCCGGCGTGACCATCGGCGACGCCGGCCCCAAGGCGGGTCTGCTCGGTGTGGACAACGGCCGGTTGACCTTCGACCACGTGACGGTCCCCCGGGAGATGCTGCTGGACCGGTACGGCCAGGTCGCCCCGGACGGCGCCTACACCAGCCCGATCCCGGGCGACACCCGCCGCTTCTTCACCATGCTGGGCACCCTGGTCCGCGGCCGGGTCGCCGTCGGCGGCGCGGCGTCGTCGGCCGCCAAGAGCGCCCTGACGATCGCCGTCCGCTACGGCGATGCCCGCCGCCAGTTCGCCGAGCCCGGCGCGGAGCGCGAGATCGTCCTCAACGACTACCTGGCGCACCAGCGCAAGCTCCTGCCGGCGCTGGCCACCACCTACGCCCTGCACTTCGCACAGGAGGAGCTGGTCAGCGCGCTGCACGACGCGCAGACCGCCACCGGCCCGGTCGACGAGCACCGGCAGCGGGAGCTCGAGTCCCGGGCGGCCGGCCTCAAGGCCGCGCACACCTGGCATGCCACCCGGACCATCCAGGCCTGCCGCGAGGCCTGCGGCGGCGCGGGCTACCTGGCGGAGAACCGGTTACCCGCGCTCAAGGCCGACACTGACGTCTTCACCACCTTCGAGGGCGACAACACCGTCCTGCTGCAGCTCGTCGCCAAGGGCCTGCTCACCGGATACCGGGACGCGTTCGGCTCGCTCGACGGCTGGGGGCGGGCGACGTTCGTCGCCGAGCAGGTGCGCGAGGTGGTGCTGGAGCGTACGGCGGCCCGGTCGCTGATCCAGCGGCTGGTGAGCGCCGTGCCGGGGCGGGACGAGGAGGTCGCGCTCGGCGACCGCGGCTGGCACCTCAGGATGTTCGAGGACCGGGAGCGGCACCTGCTGGAAAGCGCGATCCGGCGGTTGCGCGCAGGCTCGGCCACCAAGAAGGACCGTCCGTTCGACATCTTCAACGACGTGCAGGACCACGTACTGAAGACCGCCACCGCGCACATCGACCGGGTGGCGCTGGAGGCGCTGGTCGCGGGCATCGAGCGCACCACCGACCCGGCCGCGAGGCGGCTGCTGTCCCGGGTCTGCGACCTGTACGCGCTGAGCACCATCGAGTCCGACAAGGGCTGGTTCCTCGAGCACGGACGCCTCACCCCGGCCCGGTCCAAGGCCATCACCGCGATGGTCAACGACCTGCTCAAGGAGCTGCGCCCGGCCATGGTCACGCTGGTCGACGCGTTCGGCATCCCCGACGAGTGGCTGAACTGCGCGATACTCCGCGAGGAGCCGGGCCGCCAGGAGGCGATGGCCGCGCACGACGCCGAGCTGCGTGCCACGGCCCGGGCCTCGCAGGACGTCCTGACCGGCCCGGAGGTGCTGCCCGCCCAGTGA
- a CDS encoding TetR/AcrR family transcriptional regulator — MGEAAVKRDTIAARRQAQAGDVRARRRQEIVDAAVRAIEELGCDAGLGAVADRAGLPRPHVYRHFTGKDDLDEEVARRAGRLLSAWIRPSLTARGTPPEVIRGVIGRVLGWAVDHPHLYRFRVRLGPARAVPELTDAAVTYLRAAGYDARPPDHVVASVIGMVDAGVLWWLDHRDDEGVESLNEWLAAQVWLVLADMLERIGRPLDPYAELAPALDNFS, encoded by the coding sequence ATGGGCGAGGCGGCGGTGAAGCGCGACACGATCGCGGCACGCCGCCAGGCGCAAGCGGGAGACGTGCGGGCCCGGCGGCGTCAGGAGATCGTCGACGCGGCCGTGCGCGCCATCGAGGAGCTCGGCTGCGACGCGGGCCTGGGCGCGGTGGCCGACCGCGCCGGATTGCCGCGCCCCCACGTCTACCGGCACTTCACCGGGAAGGACGATCTCGATGAGGAGGTCGCCCGCCGCGCCGGCCGGCTGCTCAGCGCCTGGATCCGCCCCTCCCTGACGGCGCGCGGCACGCCGCCCGAGGTGATCCGCGGCGTCATCGGCCGGGTGCTGGGCTGGGCGGTCGACCATCCCCACCTCTACCGGTTCCGGGTCCGGTTGGGGCCCGCCAGGGCCGTTCCCGAGCTCACCGACGCCGCGGTGACCTACCTGCGCGCCGCCGGATACGACGCGCGCCCGCCGGATCACGTGGTCGCGAGCGTCATCGGCATGGTCGACGCCGGTGTCCTCTGGTGGCTGGACCATCGCGACGACGAAGGCGTCGAGTCCCTGAACGAATGGCTCGCGGCGCAGGTGTGGCTGGTGCTGGCCGACATGCTGGAGCGGATCGGGCGTCCGCTCGACCCGTACGCCGAACTTGCGCCGGCTCTGGACAACTTCAGTTAA
- a CDS encoding sensor histidine kinase, whose product MTLTDRVRSHVPLQTGLRRVPLRTKLVASVLVLVFAALTLISAASTYALHSYMIGRLDAQLMRFTETIDRLDDNEVIILPADYYYNLTTVDGVGSQRRERYDPSLQPAELPPLVKGIDEVNRRVDEPFTVSSANGEVHWRMLITYVDGSVQHVGQRLVGIDDAISRLIWVDVLVGAGVLFALAAIGAAIVRQSLIPLLQIERTAAAIAAGDLTQRVPDPEPDEGEPQTELGRLSRALNAMLAQIEAAFTARALSETAARAAESQARDAAEAARASEARAVRSESKMRQFIADASHELRTPLTSIRGFAELYRQGAVAAPEDTARILRRIEDEAARMGLLVEDLLLLARLDRERPVTLAPVELPVLALDAVQAAQATAPDRTIELDVRDEPERLIAYGDDARLRQVIGNLMTNALVHTPPDASVKLSLMSAPGDQVVIEIADTGPGLKPEQREHVFERFYRADEARTRRTDRDATGTGLGLAIVAAIVRAHRGTVEVISEPGQGATFRVSLPALVPDES is encoded by the coding sequence GTGACCCTCACCGACCGGGTCCGCAGTCACGTCCCGCTGCAGACCGGGCTCCGCCGGGTGCCCCTGCGCACCAAGCTGGTCGCGTCCGTGCTCGTGCTGGTCTTCGCCGCGCTGACCCTCATCAGCGCCGCCTCGACCTACGCGCTGCACAGTTACATGATCGGCCGGCTGGACGCGCAGCTCATGCGGTTCACCGAGACCATCGACAGGCTGGACGACAACGAAGTCATCATCCTTCCCGCCGACTACTACTACAACCTGACCACCGTCGACGGGGTCGGCAGCCAGCGGCGGGAGAGGTACGATCCGTCGCTCCAGCCGGCGGAGCTTCCTCCCCTGGTGAAGGGGATCGACGAGGTCAACCGGCGCGTCGACGAGCCGTTCACCGTCAGCTCGGCGAACGGCGAGGTCCACTGGCGAATGCTGATCACCTACGTGGACGGCTCGGTGCAGCACGTCGGGCAGCGGTTGGTCGGGATCGACGACGCGATCTCCCGCCTCATCTGGGTGGACGTGCTCGTCGGGGCCGGGGTCCTCTTCGCCCTGGCCGCGATCGGCGCCGCCATCGTGCGGCAGAGCCTGATCCCGCTGCTGCAGATCGAGCGCACCGCCGCGGCCATCGCGGCCGGGGACCTCACCCAGCGGGTGCCCGATCCCGAGCCCGACGAGGGGGAGCCGCAGACCGAGCTGGGCCGGCTGTCCCGCGCGCTGAACGCGATGCTCGCTCAGATCGAGGCGGCCTTCACCGCCCGGGCGCTCTCCGAGACCGCCGCCCGGGCCGCGGAGTCGCAGGCCCGGGACGCCGCCGAGGCCGCCCGTGCCTCCGAGGCGCGGGCGGTGCGGTCCGAGTCGAAGATGCGGCAGTTCATCGCGGACGCCTCGCACGAGCTGCGGACGCCGCTGACGTCCATCCGCGGGTTCGCCGAGCTCTACCGCCAGGGCGCGGTGGCCGCCCCTGAGGACACGGCCCGCATCCTGCGCCGGATCGAGGACGAGGCCGCCCGAATGGGCCTGCTCGTGGAGGACCTGCTGCTGCTCGCCCGGCTGGACCGGGAGCGGCCGGTCACCCTCGCCCCGGTGGAGCTTCCTGTGCTCGCGCTGGACGCCGTGCAGGCCGCGCAGGCCACCGCGCCCGACCGGACGATCGAGCTCGACGTGCGCGACGAGCCGGAGCGGCTGATCGCGTACGGGGACGACGCGCGGCTGCGGCAGGTGATCGGCAACCTCATGACCAACGCCCTCGTGCACACGCCGCCGGACGCCTCCGTGAAGCTGTCGCTGATGAGCGCGCCGGGCGACCAGGTCGTGATCGAGATCGCCGACACCGGCCCCGGACTCAAGCCTGAGCAGCGCGAACACGTCTTCGAGCGGTTCTACCGGGCGGACGAGGCGAGGACCCGGCGCACCGACCGGGACGCCACCGGCACGGGCCTCGGCCTGGCCATCGTGGCGGCGATCGTCCGGGCACACCGCGGCACCGTGGAGGTCATCAGCGAACCCGGTCAGGGTGCCACGTTCCGGGTGTCGCTGCCCGCTCTCGTTCCCGACGAGTCCTGA
- a CDS encoding response regulator transcription factor, translating to MAATQTQGKQSEAKLLVVEDDANILELLSASLRFAGFDVSTATSGSAAVSAAKSATPDLVVLDVMLPDLDGFEVIRLMREGGARTPVVFLTARDGTDDKIRGLTLGGDDYVTKPFSLEELTARIRAVLRRTNSGDEEPSRLVFADLELDEETHEVYRAGQRVQLSPTEFKLLRYLMLNANRVLSKAQILDHVWKYDFRGDDNIVESYISYLRRKVDNVQPRLIHTLRGVGYVLRKPAA from the coding sequence ATGGCCGCTACACAGACCCAGGGGAAGCAGAGCGAGGCGAAGCTTCTCGTCGTCGAGGACGACGCCAACATCCTCGAGCTGCTCTCCGCCAGCCTGCGCTTCGCCGGGTTCGACGTCAGCACCGCGACCAGCGGCAGCGCCGCGGTGAGCGCGGCCAAGAGCGCCACCCCCGACCTCGTCGTCCTGGACGTGATGCTGCCCGACCTCGACGGCTTCGAGGTCATCCGGCTCATGCGCGAGGGTGGCGCCCGCACGCCGGTCGTGTTCCTGACCGCCCGCGACGGCACCGACGACAAGATCCGCGGCCTCACCCTGGGCGGCGACGACTACGTGACCAAGCCGTTCAGCCTGGAGGAGCTGACGGCGCGCATCCGGGCCGTGCTGCGCCGCACGAACTCCGGCGACGAGGAGCCCTCGCGCCTGGTCTTCGCCGACCTCGAGCTCGACGAGGAGACGCACGAGGTCTACCGCGCGGGCCAGCGCGTGCAGCTCTCGCCGACGGAGTTCAAGCTGCTGCGTTACCTGATGCTCAACGCCAACCGGGTGCTTTCCAAGGCGCAGATCCTCGACCACGTGTGGAAGTACGACTTCCGGGGCGACGACAACATCGTGGAGTCGTACATCTCGTATCTGCGGCGCAAGGTGGACAACGTGCAGCCGCGCCTGATCCACACGCTCCGCGGCGTCGGGTACGTCCTGCGCAAACCCGCGGCCTGA
- a CDS encoding cyclic nucleotide-binding protein: MTYVETRMSVWEALAGRAPGEPLGPADPGLWHAVVDRINPARAKPVLRAGIECAELTSVRGSTYVMLRSPDQAGRACYLRLTPEEWQLAQLMNGTHTVARLVAEFARIAGRLAPDQVRRVVADLAGNRMLDELPVDAFRPLQELDRKPLPKRVGSSLLAAARGRRMLVVDIDRVITAVYRGGGRLLFTRAAAIAMAVLAVAGLALFVATWWRGSQAVFLTGGSYLLGAVVLLLLNVLALASHELGHALATKHAGREVPAAGFLVFFGIPSVFVDTTDVWMAGRRSRMLVTAAGPATGLVLAGSLQLVGLAVPALAPLAFKLAFAWYLNALFNLNPLLALDGYYLLMDWLEIPNLRGRGLAWVSSRLRGRPPAWSGLDREGRLVALYGILAVLWLAVAVNLAYRIWADRVAGLVTGLWHSGLGGKTLLILVVVGLCAPLVHLGVSALARWWRRARLRASEKEREADAPRRLAALRNSDLAGLSTQALTELAVQAHWVRPPSGTPMVLAGGAQHSVYVVVDGAMQARRPGDPGGTIRHHVGAGGVVGLATALTGRASALDWHTAGTTLLSVPSAAVASVVGPLPGPPPADRAEAEALFADTPALAGLAGDERLALIASAHPVDLEPGAPVVLPGPTHAVVVESGVIAMPDGVELRRGTLIGPVGDGSPGEVAQTRTPARLWIVPDAADLPPLVGAPTRLAGPETGRAGAATGVHSAGVYPPLAAPPGPPDGTEDPDVDRRFERRLWWLVLLLLLLSLLMTAMNLLPGPAWAEMPTDRVLLSSDRGTVTATIDGRPVRLAAGDRRYVARGTRIEVPVKAAGRLTFQGGSASLLCPGTQVEVGTLVTDAGRRRVPHGGLSVQAGRVLADTGSTSGAYEPLSLTVARPGAGDVTNNGAAWFAVGPDAVSVATGRVYIAGTPEMAATTSLSCGDGVPVPPPAGSPSQTPDDEPSETPSEVPSPSPSATPPTEATTVPLPPTVPVPPGGPNQPPATADPTTRPTLRPPPPGTGPSRPSTEPEDPPSNPQTPPSRPQDPPSEPATPPSPPQDPPTRPQEPPSEPPPPPVIDLPPPVIELPPPVIG; the protein is encoded by the coding sequence GTGACCTACGTCGAGACCCGGATGAGCGTCTGGGAAGCCCTGGCCGGGCGTGCGCCGGGTGAGCCGCTCGGTCCCGCCGATCCCGGGCTCTGGCACGCCGTCGTCGACCGGATCAACCCGGCTCGCGCCAAGCCCGTGCTGCGCGCGGGGATCGAGTGCGCGGAGCTGACCAGCGTGCGCGGCAGCACGTACGTGATGCTGCGCTCGCCCGATCAGGCCGGCCGCGCCTGCTACTTACGGCTTACCCCGGAAGAGTGGCAACTCGCGCAACTCATGAACGGCACGCACACGGTGGCCCGCCTGGTCGCCGAGTTCGCCCGTATCGCCGGGCGGCTCGCGCCCGACCAGGTCCGCCGCGTCGTCGCCGACCTGGCCGGCAACCGGATGCTCGACGAGCTGCCGGTGGACGCCTTCCGCCCGCTGCAGGAGCTCGACCGCAAGCCGCTGCCCAAGCGGGTCGGCAGCAGCCTGCTCGCCGCCGCGCGCGGCCGTCGGATGCTCGTCGTCGACATCGACCGGGTCATCACCGCGGTCTATCGCGGCGGCGGCCGGTTGCTCTTCACCCGGGCGGCCGCGATCGCGATGGCGGTGCTGGCCGTGGCCGGCCTCGCGCTGTTCGTGGCCACGTGGTGGCGCGGGAGCCAGGCGGTGTTCCTGACCGGCGGGTCGTACCTGCTCGGCGCGGTCGTCCTGCTGCTGCTCAACGTGCTCGCCCTGGCCAGTCACGAGCTCGGGCACGCCCTGGCGACCAAGCACGCCGGGCGGGAGGTGCCCGCCGCCGGTTTCCTGGTCTTCTTCGGCATCCCGTCGGTGTTCGTGGACACCACCGACGTGTGGATGGCCGGGCGGCGCTCGCGCATGCTGGTCACCGCGGCCGGCCCCGCGACCGGACTCGTCCTGGCCGGCTCCCTGCAGCTCGTCGGGCTCGCCGTTCCCGCCCTGGCCCCGCTCGCCTTCAAGCTGGCCTTCGCCTGGTATCTGAACGCGCTGTTCAACCTCAACCCGCTCCTGGCGCTGGACGGCTACTACCTGCTGATGGACTGGCTGGAGATCCCCAACCTGCGCGGCCGGGGTCTCGCCTGGGTGTCCAGTCGGCTGCGCGGGCGCCCGCCGGCGTGGAGTGGACTGGACCGGGAGGGCCGCCTCGTCGCGCTCTACGGCATCCTCGCGGTGCTGTGGCTGGCTGTCGCGGTCAACCTCGCCTACCGGATCTGGGCCGATCGGGTGGCGGGCCTCGTCACCGGTTTGTGGCACAGCGGCCTCGGCGGCAAGACGCTGCTCATCCTCGTCGTGGTGGGACTCTGCGCCCCGCTGGTCCATCTGGGCGTCTCCGCGCTGGCCCGCTGGTGGCGCCGGGCGCGCCTGCGGGCGAGCGAGAAGGAGCGCGAGGCCGACGCTCCGCGGCGGCTGGCCGCCCTGCGCAACTCCGACCTGGCCGGCCTGAGCACCCAGGCGCTGACCGAGCTCGCCGTGCAGGCCCACTGGGTGCGCCCACCGTCGGGCACCCCGATGGTCCTGGCGGGCGGCGCGCAGCACTCCGTGTACGTCGTCGTCGACGGTGCGATGCAGGCCCGCAGGCCGGGCGACCCCGGCGGCACGATCCGCCACCACGTCGGCGCCGGCGGCGTCGTCGGCCTGGCCACCGCGCTCACCGGCCGGGCCTCGGCGCTGGATTGGCACACCGCCGGCACCACGCTGCTCTCCGTTCCCTCGGCGGCCGTCGCGAGCGTGGTCGGACCGCTGCCGGGACCGCCGCCGGCCGACCGCGCCGAGGCCGAGGCGCTCTTCGCCGACACGCCGGCCCTCGCCGGGCTGGCCGGGGACGAGCGCCTCGCGCTGATCGCCTCGGCGCACCCCGTCGATCTCGAGCCCGGTGCGCCGGTCGTCCTGCCCGGCCCGACCCACGCGGTCGTCGTCGAGTCCGGCGTGATCGCCATGCCGGACGGGGTCGAGCTGCGCCGCGGCACGCTCATCGGGCCGGTCGGGGACGGCAGCCCGGGCGAGGTCGCGCAGACGCGGACGCCCGCCCGCCTGTGGATCGTCCCCGACGCCGCCGACCTTCCGCCGCTGGTCGGCGCGCCGACCCGCCTGGCCGGGCCGGAGACGGGCCGAGCCGGGGCCGCCACCGGCGTGCACTCCGCCGGGGTCTACCCGCCGCTCGCGGCACCGCCCGGGCCGCCGGATGGCACCGAGGACCCCGATGTGGACCGCCGCTTCGAGCGGCGCCTGTGGTGGCTGGTCCTGCTGCTGCTCCTGCTCTCGCTCCTGATGACGGCGATGAACCTCCTGCCCGGGCCGGCCTGGGCCGAGATGCCGACCGACCGGGTGCTGCTCAGCTCCGACCGGGGCACGGTGACCGCCACGATCGACGGCCGGCCGGTGCGCCTCGCCGCGGGCGACCGCCGCTACGTCGCCCGGGGCACGCGCATCGAGGTGCCGGTCAAGGCTGCCGGACGGCTGACCTTCCAGGGCGGCTCGGCGAGCCTGCTCTGCCCGGGCACGCAGGTCGAGGTCGGCACGCTCGTCACCGACGCCGGGCGCCGACGGGTGCCGCACGGCGGGCTCAGCGTCCAGGCCGGTCGGGTGCTCGCCGACACCGGCAGCACCAGCGGGGCGTACGAGCCGCTCAGCCTGACCGTGGCGCGTCCGGGCGCCGGTGACGTCACCAACAACGGCGCGGCGTGGTTCGCGGTCGGCCCGGACGCGGTCAGCGTCGCCACCGGCCGGGTCTACATCGCGGGTACCCCGGAGATGGCCGCCACGACGTCGCTGAGCTGTGGCGACGGCGTACCCGTGCCGCCTCCGGCCGGATCGCCCAGCCAGACGCCCGACGATGAGCCCTCCGAGACGCCGTCCGAGGTGCCGTCGCCGTCGCCGAGCGCGACCCCGCCCACGGAGGCGACGACCGTGCCGCTGCCGCCGACCGTTCCGGTGCCGCCGGGCGGGCCGAACCAGCCGCCGGCGACCGCGGATCCGACGACGCGGCCCACGCTGAGGCCGCCGCCGCCCGGAACGGGGCCCAGCCGGCCGTCCACGGAGCCCGAGGACCCGCCGTCGAATCCTCAGACGCCGCCGTCGCGGCCGCAGGATCCGCCGTCGGAGCCTGCGACGCCGCCGTCGCCGCCGCAAGATCCGCCGACGCGGCCTCAGGAGCCTCCGTCCGAGCCGCCGCCCCCACCCGTGATCGACCTGCCCCCACCTGTGATCGAACTGCCCCCACCCGTGATTGGATGA